From one Labeo rohita strain BAU-BD-2019 chromosome 8, IGBB_LRoh.1.0, whole genome shotgun sequence genomic stretch:
- the srrd gene encoding SRR1-like protein — translation MACSDEWQVAGRRKGAARRGKQPSNPKLDSHQVPDCIPDKQKIINAMSELRGENFWMEWKDLLSERFLSNASGSSEQNGDVSLQHCVCYGLGHFASCVSARYQLAMLLLLLETLQIPVGSCCVYDPVFSASEREALKELGFIVLTENEEGKRAVYQPTLFYLMHCGKALYNNLLWRNWTPQMLKKILIIGNSFHGIQERMLQREFERDYSFLSNVISVCDEASLPCSPRFLDVFNDTALIQFPLENLNKLPESIWTEPSEPLYQHCQDLEIIQKEKKN, via the exons ATGGCTTGTAGTGATGAGTGGCAGGTAGCAGGGCGCCGTAAAGGAGCTGCTAGAAGAGGAAAACAACCTTCGAATCCAAAACTAGACTCACACCAGGTGCCTGACTGCATACCGGACAAGCAGAAGATAATAAACGCCAT GAGTGAACTGAGAGGAGAAAACTTCTGGATGGAATGGAAAG ATCTCCTCTCAGAGCGTTTTCTTTCCAATGCTTCTGGTTCCTCAGAGCAGAATGGAGACGTTTCTCTTCAGCACTGTGTGTGTTACGGTTTGGGTCACTTTGCTTCTTGTGTATCTGCCCGGTACCAGCTTGCAATGTTGTTACTGCTTCTAGAGACACTGCAG ATTCCAGTGGGCAGTTGTTGCGTGTATGATCCTGTGTTTTCTGCGTCAGAGCGTGAGGCTCTTAAAGAGCTCGGCTTCATCGTGTTGACTGAAAATGAG GAGGGAAAGCGAGCGGTTTATCAACCCACCCTGTTTTACCTGATGCATTGCGGGAAGGCTCTGTATAACAACCTGCTGTGGAGAAACTGGACGCCTCAGATGCTAAAGAAAATACTTATAATTGGCAACAGTTTTCATGGCATTCAAGAGAG GATGCTTCAGAGAGAGTTTGAGAGAGACTACAGCTTCCTTTCAAAT GTGATAAGTGTGTGTGACGAGGCATCTTTGCCCTGCTCACCGCGATTCCTGGATGTGTTCAATGACACAGCGCTCATTCAGTTCCCTCTGGAAAATCTAAACAAACTCCCAGAATCCATTTGGACTGAGCCTTCAGAGCCACTGTATCAACACTGCCAAGATCTCGAGATCAtccagaaagagaaaaagaactgA